Proteins encoded by one window of Micromonospora coxensis:
- a CDS encoding ABC transporter ATP-binding protein, with product MTLPRIEERSPAEERIPTVVVDDAHVIYRVHKGAGGGTTPVAALRRLIKRTSAPNVREVHAVKGVTFTAYRGEAIGLIGSNGSGKSTILRAIAGLLPVNRGAVYTQGQPSLLGVNAALLNDLSGERNVTLGCLAMGMHPDHVARIAPEIIEFSGINDRGDFASLPMRTYSSGMAARLRFSIAAAKKHDVLLIDEALATGDKGFRKRSEKRVRELREGAGTVFLVSHQLSSIRDTCERTIWLESGVLRMDGPTDEVIRAYEAFSNSK from the coding sequence ATCACCCTGCCCCGGATCGAGGAGCGGAGCCCCGCCGAGGAGCGGATCCCCACCGTGGTGGTGGACGACGCGCACGTCATCTACCGGGTGCACAAGGGCGCCGGCGGCGGGACCACCCCGGTGGCCGCGCTGCGGCGGCTGATCAAGCGCACCTCCGCGCCGAACGTGCGGGAGGTGCACGCGGTGAAGGGGGTCACCTTCACCGCGTACCGGGGCGAGGCGATCGGGCTGATCGGCAGCAACGGCTCGGGCAAGTCGACCATCCTGCGGGCCATCGCCGGCCTGTTGCCGGTGAACCGGGGCGCGGTCTACACCCAGGGCCAGCCCTCGCTGCTCGGCGTGAACGCGGCCCTGCTCAACGACCTGTCCGGCGAGCGGAACGTCACCCTGGGCTGCCTGGCCATGGGCATGCACCCGGACCACGTGGCCCGGATCGCCCCGGAGATCATCGAGTTCTCCGGGATCAACGACCGGGGCGACTTCGCCAGCCTGCCGATGCGCACCTACTCCTCCGGCATGGCGGCCCGGCTGCGGTTCTCCATCGCCGCGGCCAAGAAGCACGACGTGCTGCTGATCGACGAGGCGCTCGCCACCGGTGACAAGGGCTTCCGCAAGCGCAGCGAGAAGCGGGTGCGGGAACTGCGCGAGGGCGCCGGCACGGTGTTCCTGGTGAGCCACCAGCTCTCCTCGATCCGGGACACCTGCGAACGGACGATCTGGCTGGAATCGGGCGTCCTGCGCA
- a CDS encoding ABC transporter permease → MADTALVDPATGLTQAQLAARHGLRVAGERPSLAEYSRRLWAYRHFIAAYANAKLVASYSNAKLGQIWQVLTPLTNAAVYYLIFGVVLEQNEIPNFIAYLTTGLFIFNFTQSAVLAGTQSISGNLGLIRALHFPRASLPLAATLTQFQQLLASMVVLIAIVLVTGEPITLDWLMLAPALLLQAVFNAGVVMACARMGAKAGDLKQVMPFILRTWMYGSGVLYSVTLFTRLPEWAATIIQYNPMLVYIELARHALLEQAPVLNGSLVQLWLVALAWALVTGIGGFIYFWRGEQEYGRG, encoded by the coding sequence ATGGCCGACACCGCGCTGGTCGACCCCGCAACGGGCCTGACCCAGGCGCAGCTGGCCGCCCGGCACGGACTACGGGTCGCCGGCGAGCGTCCCTCCCTGGCCGAATACAGCCGCCGGCTGTGGGCCTACCGGCACTTCATCGCCGCGTACGCCAACGCCAAGCTCGTCGCCTCGTACAGCAACGCGAAGCTGGGTCAGATCTGGCAGGTGCTGACCCCGCTCACCAACGCCGCGGTCTACTACCTGATCTTCGGCGTGGTGCTGGAGCAGAACGAGATCCCGAACTTCATCGCGTACCTGACCACCGGGCTGTTCATCTTCAACTTCACGCAGAGCGCGGTACTGGCCGGCACCCAGTCGATCAGCGGCAACCTGGGGCTGATCCGGGCGCTGCACTTCCCCCGGGCCAGCCTGCCGCTGGCCGCCACGCTGACCCAGTTCCAGCAGCTGCTGGCGTCGATGGTGGTGCTGATCGCCATCGTGCTGGTGACCGGCGAGCCGATCACCCTGGACTGGCTGATGCTGGCGCCGGCGCTGCTGCTCCAGGCGGTGTTCAACGCCGGGGTGGTGATGGCGTGCGCCCGGATGGGCGCCAAGGCCGGCGACCTGAAGCAGGTCATGCCCTTCATCCTGCGCACCTGGATGTACGGCTCCGGCGTGCTGTACAGCGTGACCCTGTTCACCCGCCTGCCGGAGTGGGCGGCGACGATCATCCAGTACAACCCCATGCTGGTCTACATCGAGCTGGCCCGGCACGCGCTGCTGGAGCAGGCGCCGGTGCTCAACGGATCGCTGGTCCAGCTCTGGCTGGTCGCCCTGGCCTGGGCGCTGGTGACCGGGATCGGTGGCTTCATCTACTTCTGGCGCGGCGAACAGGAGTACGGCCGTGGTTGA
- a CDS encoding TetR/AcrR family transcriptional regulator, producing MTSEKRRTPAGAAVLRGDITRAIRRALMQELAAVGYGRLSIEAVARRAGVSKTAIYRRWSSKLELVLETVVAAAGSKLPALDTGTLRGDLALLFQVVAHALSHPLASQIIPDLLAEAARNPTIDQTLQQVLRAKQQEIGGRLIARAVERGELPAGTDPDAAVDLIVGPLYWRLAIARTPLTDTYLDTLAGAVAAGLGAGGELPHQRVAPVVG from the coding sequence ATGACCAGCGAGAAGAGGCGTACGCCGGCCGGCGCCGCGGTGCTGCGGGGCGACATCACCAGGGCCATCCGGCGGGCGCTCATGCAGGAGCTCGCCGCGGTCGGGTACGGCCGGCTCTCGATCGAGGCGGTCGCCCGCCGGGCCGGGGTCAGCAAGACGGCCATCTACCGGCGGTGGAGCTCGAAGCTGGAGCTGGTCCTGGAGACCGTGGTGGCCGCCGCCGGCAGCAAGCTGCCCGCGTTGGACACCGGCACCCTCCGCGGTGACCTGGCGCTGCTGTTCCAGGTCGTGGCGCACGCGCTGAGCCACCCGCTGGCCTCGCAGATCATCCCGGACCTGCTCGCCGAGGCGGCCCGGAACCCCACCATCGACCAGACCCTGCAGCAGGTGCTGCGCGCCAAGCAGCAGGAGATCGGTGGCCGGCTGATCGCCCGGGCGGTGGAGCGCGGCGAGCTGCCCGCCGGCACCGACCCGGACGCCGCCGTCGACCTGATCGTCGGCCCTCTCTACTGGCGGCTCGCCATCGCCCGCACCCCGCTGACCGACACCTACCTCGACACCCTGGCCGGCGCGGTCGCGGCCGGCCTCGGCGCGGGCGGCGAGCTGCCCCACCAGCGCGTGGCGCCGGTCGTCGGCTGA
- a CDS encoding DUF6077 domain-containing protein — MPHVEHVAVAPPGSGPRDSRPTAGRSDTTGPRSIAARLRSLLAAIPVLVTDAGVVAFALWTLLYHLNLVLDLRPSVVFAAWVVTSVIAAGVAWWLGVRRAGGAPHPDAADTADAADADPAGESSTTGWGPLLRRYALPVGAGLAGVLLAAYGSGTARWAAAIVLGLVAIVSAWPSIRLRGGSRTPSAPAVPTDTPGPATTPVQALVVIAAALAAAYYSTRIARVSLDDVFYVGKSVWVAERDEIPYRDFLLTEGVLPAGSANPPIPSFEVFIGALARALGVHAASATWYLMLPLLAVGVAFALWRICQRWAPRRALLVFAVAATYIVFVAGHPDAYNTYHLPRLTQGKSVFLHALVPLAWVYLTDYLETRSRRALVLLALLSVGAVGLTTTAVILLPLLAAAAAFAILVVTRRLRDALLCFAAASVYPLGSGIVTRLTTSGIDQAVATYAEWREPQLVWMLSLWLGILGVVGGLALWWSPLLLRRGAPRLLAAGAALAVTVLLLPGVISVASDLTGLGAVLWRVPWIVPLPVLVGVLATLCLPRLKWPNRALAVALPGALVAVFVTAGTPMWSADVYQPEPSWRMPEVRKNVTFWIVRQDRPEGLVLAPSSVMRAMPQVTSRVRVVLARDLYLTDYGLDTQFAKDRLLLATFADGQEPVPVDEVAAAMRRVGVGTVCLWRVNKLTAAAVPELKLERFASRKSPGGMICYRAPTAGQATGGN; from the coding sequence GTGCCCCACGTCGAACACGTCGCCGTCGCGCCCCCCGGCTCGGGTCCTCGGGACAGCCGGCCGACGGCCGGGCGCAGCGACACCACCGGGCCGAGGTCGATCGCGGCACGGCTGCGGTCCCTGCTGGCCGCGATCCCCGTGCTGGTGACCGACGCCGGGGTGGTCGCGTTCGCGCTCTGGACACTGCTGTACCACCTCAACCTCGTCCTCGACCTGCGGCCGTCCGTGGTCTTCGCCGCCTGGGTCGTCACGTCGGTGATCGCGGCGGGCGTGGCGTGGTGGCTCGGCGTACGTCGTGCCGGCGGAGCGCCGCACCCCGACGCCGCCGACACCGCCGACGCCGCCGACGCGGACCCGGCCGGGGAGTCGAGCACCACCGGCTGGGGACCGCTGCTGCGCCGCTACGCCCTCCCGGTCGGCGCGGGGCTCGCCGGGGTGCTGCTCGCCGCGTACGGCAGCGGCACGGCGCGCTGGGCGGCGGCGATCGTCCTCGGGCTGGTCGCGATCGTCTCGGCGTGGCCGTCGATCCGGCTCCGGGGCGGCTCGCGTACGCCGTCGGCCCCGGCCGTCCCGACCGACACGCCCGGGCCGGCGACCACCCCGGTGCAGGCGCTGGTGGTCATCGCCGCCGCGCTGGCCGCGGCCTACTACTCGACCCGGATCGCCCGGGTCTCCCTCGACGACGTCTTCTACGTCGGCAAGTCGGTCTGGGTGGCCGAGCGCGACGAGATCCCCTACCGGGACTTCCTGCTCACCGAGGGGGTCCTGCCGGCCGGCTCGGCGAACCCGCCGATCCCCTCGTTCGAGGTGTTCATCGGGGCGCTGGCCCGCGCCCTGGGCGTGCACGCCGCGTCGGCGACGTGGTACCTGATGCTCCCGCTGCTGGCCGTCGGCGTGGCCTTCGCGCTGTGGCGGATCTGCCAACGCTGGGCGCCGCGCCGGGCGCTGCTCGTCTTCGCCGTGGCGGCGACGTACATCGTGTTCGTGGCCGGGCACCCGGACGCCTACAACACCTACCACCTGCCCCGGCTGACCCAGGGCAAGAGCGTCTTCCTGCACGCGCTGGTGCCGCTGGCCTGGGTGTACCTGACCGACTACCTGGAGACCCGTTCCCGACGCGCCCTGGTGCTGCTCGCGCTGCTCTCCGTCGGCGCCGTCGGGTTGACCACCACCGCGGTCATCCTGCTGCCGCTGCTGGCGGCCGCCGCGGCCTTCGCGATCCTCGTCGTCACCCGGCGGCTCCGCGACGCGCTGCTCTGCTTCGCCGCCGCGTCGGTCTACCCGCTGGGCTCCGGCATCGTCACCCGGCTCACCACCAGCGGGATCGACCAGGCCGTCGCCACGTACGCCGAGTGGCGCGAGCCGCAGCTCGTCTGGATGCTCTCGCTGTGGCTGGGCATCCTCGGCGTCGTCGGTGGCCTGGCCCTGTGGTGGTCGCCCCTGCTGCTGCGTCGTGGCGCGCCCCGGCTGCTGGCCGCCGGCGCCGCGCTGGCGGTGACCGTCCTGCTGCTGCCGGGGGTGATCTCGGTCGCCAGCGACCTGACCGGGCTGGGGGCCGTGCTGTGGCGGGTGCCCTGGATCGTGCCGCTGCCGGTGCTCGTCGGCGTCCTGGCCACGCTCTGCCTGCCCCGGCTGAAGTGGCCGAACCGGGCCCTCGCCGTCGCCCTCCCCGGCGCGCTGGTCGCCGTCTTCGTCACGGCGGGCACCCCGATGTGGTCGGCCGACGTGTACCAGCCCGAGCCGAGCTGGCGGATGCCGGAGGTGCGCAAGAACGTCACCTTCTGGATCGTCCGGCAGGACCGTCCCGAAGGGCTGGTCCTCGCCCCCTCGTCGGTCATGCGGGCCATGCCGCAGGTCACCAGCCGGGTCCGCGTGGTGCTGGCCCGCGACCTCTACCTGACCGACTACGGCCTGGACACCCAGTTCGCCAAGGACCGGCTGCTGCTGGCCACGTTCGCCGACGGCCAGGAGCCGGTCCCGGTGGACGAGGTGGCGGCCGCCATGCGTCGGGTGGGCGTGGGCACGGTCTGCCTGTGGCGGGTCAACAAGCTCACCGCGGCGGCCGTACCGGAGTTGAAGCTGGAGCGGTTCGCCTCCCGCAAGTCGCCCGGCGGCATGATCTGCTACCGCGCCCCCACCGCCGGTCAGGCGACGGGCGGCAACTGA
- a CDS encoding CDP-glycerol glycerophosphotransferase family protein, translating to MFGTLTGRIGTAARGALLVLSYLVMLLAGTFGWVPVFAVAGLAAVVGEYALTRWSPQSDLLLEKVGLNSGYRQLSRDLATVLLVAATVPLTSVELTWLLLLPAAVWVAAVFGGALNTMIDRRNPLSALVRNIELGPVRSAPRPPRWASENAGVRMAVINVLLIPAAVVSAVQEDVAPVLAVGAVAVAVAAVVGAIIVLTWLRGRGTGADKDQLLTQVQRWLDSYRPEVALYFAGPAKDVYQANMWLAPTEALQQRAVVLMRSKEAFLELADTRLPVICVPAGVDFMNLELGSVRTALYAANVGANIHMLREPGMKHVFVGHGDSDKQASVNPYSKVYDEVWVAGLAGRERYARAGVGVRDEDIVEIGRPQLAGVHTFGAESVQRPFTVLYAPTWEGWLDDDPYHTSLVLMGERIVKGLLTTSPAIRLIYKPHPLTGSRSKQAKAVHERLVALIRAAGGDTEATTLDGPGHRVVTGRVPALFDCFNQTDLLISDVSSVVSDFVQSQRPYVVANPSGLPEDEFRRDFPTSRAAYLLSVDCGELEKILALTRAGDDPMTEARRELKTYLLGPAEANPMERFQEEIARLCR from the coding sequence TTGTTCGGCACGTTGACTGGACGCATCGGCACGGCCGCCCGCGGCGCGCTGCTGGTGCTGTCCTACCTGGTCATGCTCCTCGCGGGCACCTTCGGCTGGGTGCCCGTCTTCGCCGTGGCCGGGCTGGCCGCCGTCGTCGGCGAGTACGCCCTCACCCGGTGGTCGCCGCAGTCGGACCTGCTGCTGGAGAAGGTCGGCCTCAACAGCGGCTACCGGCAGCTCAGCCGCGACCTCGCCACCGTGCTGCTGGTCGCCGCCACGGTGCCGCTCACCTCGGTCGAGCTGACCTGGCTGCTGCTCCTGCCCGCGGCGGTCTGGGTGGCCGCGGTCTTCGGCGGCGCGCTGAACACGATGATCGACCGGCGTAACCCGCTCTCCGCGCTGGTGCGCAACATCGAGCTGGGCCCGGTCCGGTCCGCCCCGCGCCCCCCGCGGTGGGCGTCGGAGAACGCCGGTGTGCGGATGGCCGTGATCAACGTGCTGCTCATCCCGGCCGCCGTGGTGTCGGCCGTCCAGGAGGACGTCGCCCCGGTCCTGGCCGTCGGTGCGGTCGCGGTCGCCGTCGCGGCGGTGGTCGGCGCGATCATCGTGCTGACCTGGCTGCGCGGCCGGGGCACCGGCGCCGACAAGGACCAGCTGCTGACCCAGGTGCAGCGCTGGCTCGACAGCTACCGCCCCGAGGTGGCGCTCTACTTCGCCGGCCCCGCCAAGGACGTCTACCAGGCCAACATGTGGCTCGCTCCGACGGAGGCGCTCCAGCAGCGGGCCGTCGTGCTGATGCGCAGCAAGGAGGCGTTCCTGGAGCTGGCCGACACCCGGCTGCCGGTCATCTGCGTACCGGCCGGCGTGGACTTCATGAACCTGGAGCTGGGCAGCGTCCGCACCGCCCTCTACGCCGCCAACGTCGGGGCGAACATCCACATGCTGCGCGAGCCGGGCATGAAGCACGTCTTCGTCGGCCACGGCGACAGCGACAAGCAGGCCAGCGTCAACCCGTACAGCAAGGTCTACGACGAGGTGTGGGTCGCCGGCCTGGCCGGGCGGGAGCGCTACGCCCGCGCCGGGGTGGGCGTCCGCGACGAGGACATCGTCGAGATCGGACGCCCGCAGCTCGCCGGCGTGCACACCTTCGGCGCGGAGTCCGTCCAGCGGCCGTTCACCGTCCTGTACGCCCCCACCTGGGAGGGCTGGCTGGACGACGACCCGTACCACACCTCGCTGGTGCTGATGGGGGAGCGGATCGTCAAGGGCCTGCTCACCACCTCGCCGGCGATACGGCTGATCTACAAGCCGCACCCGCTGACCGGCTCCCGGTCCAAGCAGGCCAAGGCCGTGCACGAGCGGCTGGTGGCGCTGATCCGGGCGGCCGGCGGCGATACCGAGGCGACCACCCTCGACGGGCCCGGCCACCGGGTGGTCACCGGCCGCGTCCCGGCCCTGTTCGACTGCTTCAACCAGACCGACCTGCTGATCAGCGACGTCTCCAGCGTCGTGTCCGACTTCGTGCAGAGCCAGCGGCCGTACGTGGTGGCCAACCCGAGCGGCCTGCCGGAGGACGAGTTCCGGCGGGACTTCCCCACCTCGCGGGCGGCGTACCTGCTCTCGGTGGACTGCGGCGAGCTGGAGAAGATCCTCGCGCTGACCCGGGCCGGCGACGACCCGATGACCGAGGCCCGGCGCGAGCTGAAGACGTACCTGCTCGGCCCGGCCGAGGCGAACCCGATGGAACGCTTCCAGGAGGAGATCGCGCGGCTCTGCCGCTGA
- a CDS encoding DUF952 domain-containing protein: MIYKLVPIADWARVATGHEVPPSALDRQDGFVHLSARDQIVETARRHYAGATGLVLLAVDPERLGDDLRWEPSRGGALFPHLYGSLPVEAVVGAHELPADVPVADAVADLLG, encoded by the coding sequence ATGATCTACAAGCTGGTGCCGATCGCGGACTGGGCCCGGGTGGCGACCGGGCACGAGGTGCCGCCGTCGGCCCTGGACCGCCAGGACGGGTTCGTCCACCTGTCGGCGCGCGACCAGATCGTGGAGACCGCGCGACGGCACTACGCGGGCGCCACCGGGCTGGTCCTGCTCGCCGTCGACCCCGAGCGTCTCGGTGACGACCTGCGCTGGGAGCCGTCCCGGGGCGGCGCGCTCTTTCCCCACCTGTACGGGTCGCTGCCGGTCGAGGCGGTCGTCGGGGCGCACGAGCTGCCGGCCGACGTGCCGGTCGCGGACGCGGTCGCCGACCTGCTCGGCTGA
- a CDS encoding response regulator transcription factor — protein MRILLVEDDRRVAAALSSALTRRGYEVEHAATVAAALSAAPCDLVLLDLTLPDGDGTDVCRELRRRSPQLGIIAVTARGEERDRVLGLRLGADDYVVKPFSMVELQARIEAVLRRAAHTVPARSLIEAGPVRIDAAARTVTVDGRAVALTRKEFDILLSLARQPGVAVPRDRILLDVWGTTWADRHTVEVHVGSLRGKLGDPRLVETVRGVGYRLRGE, from the coding sequence GTGCGCATCCTGCTGGTCGAGGACGACCGACGGGTGGCCGCCGCCCTCTCCTCGGCGCTGACCCGGCGCGGGTACGAGGTCGAGCACGCCGCCACCGTCGCCGCCGCCCTCTCCGCCGCCCCGTGCGACCTGGTGCTGCTGGACCTGACCCTGCCCGACGGCGACGGCACCGACGTCTGCCGGGAGCTGCGCCGGCGCAGTCCACAGCTCGGCATCATCGCGGTGACCGCCCGGGGCGAGGAACGGGACCGCGTCCTCGGGCTGCGCCTCGGCGCCGACGACTACGTGGTGAAGCCGTTCTCCATGGTCGAGCTGCAGGCGCGGATAGAGGCGGTGCTGCGCCGGGCGGCGCACACCGTGCCGGCGCGGAGCCTGATCGAGGCCGGGCCGGTGCGCATCGACGCCGCCGCCCGTACGGTCACCGTCGACGGACGGGCGGTGGCGCTGACCCGCAAGGAGTTCGACATCCTGCTCTCCCTGGCCCGCCAACCCGGCGTCGCGGTGCCCCGCGACCGGATCCTGCTCGACGTCTGGGGGACGACCTGGGCCGACCGGCACACCGTCGAGGTGCACGTCGGCTCGCTGCGCGGCAAGCTGGGCGACCCGCGCCTGGTGGAGACGGTCCGCGGGGTCGGCTACCGGCTCCGCGGCGAGTGA
- a CDS encoding TAXI family TRAP transporter solute-binding subunit, which yields MSRCWSAPGRRRVAAPSALLMLLVLAAAGLAGCRESPAEPVVIRIATGSPTAVYHAFGQSLAAILNRELPGVRASVVVTAASAENMRLVGAGQAELGFTQADVLPTGPASRPSVLAVARVYDDLLHLVTTAGGPVRTVADLRGRRVSVGAPGSGTEVTATRLLEVARLGGDRVRQQHLGLDDSVAALREGRIDAFFFSGGLPVGAVDGLADDSATRIVDLGEWTEPLRRSYREVYVSRDIPRSVYEVDPVTTVANPNYLTVRADLPDRLVREVTRLLMERRAELAAAHPAAGRMSPRSAIATAPLPLHPGAAQWYRSVKP from the coding sequence GTGAGCCGATGCTGGTCCGCCCCCGGCCGGCGGCGCGTCGCCGCCCCGTCCGCGCTGTTGATGCTGCTGGTCCTGGCGGCGGCCGGGCTCGCCGGCTGCCGCGAGTCCCCCGCCGAGCCGGTGGTGATCCGGATCGCCACCGGCAGCCCGACCGCGGTGTACCACGCGTTCGGGCAGTCGCTGGCCGCCATCCTCAACCGTGAGCTGCCCGGCGTGCGGGCCAGCGTGGTGGTCACCGCGGCCTCGGCGGAGAACATGCGCCTGGTCGGCGCCGGTCAGGCCGAGCTGGGCTTCACCCAGGCCGACGTGCTGCCCACCGGCCCGGCGTCGCGGCCGTCGGTCCTCGCGGTGGCCCGGGTCTACGACGACCTGCTGCACCTGGTCACCACCGCCGGCGGACCCGTGCGGACGGTCGCCGACCTGCGCGGTCGTCGGGTCTCGGTGGGCGCGCCCGGCTCCGGCACCGAGGTCACCGCGACCCGGCTGCTGGAGGTGGCCCGGCTCGGCGGCGACCGGGTGCGCCAGCAGCACCTCGGCCTCGACGACTCGGTCGCGGCGCTGCGCGAGGGCCGCATCGACGCGTTCTTCTTCTCCGGCGGCCTGCCGGTGGGCGCGGTGGACGGGCTGGCCGACGACTCGGCCACCCGGATCGTCGACCTCGGCGAGTGGACCGAGCCGCTGCGGCGCAGCTACCGCGAGGTGTACGTGTCGCGGGACATCCCCCGCTCGGTGTACGAGGTGGACCCGGTGACCACGGTGGCGAACCCGAACTACCTGACCGTCCGCGCCGACCTGCCGGACCGGTTGGTGCGGGAGGTGACCCGGCTGCTGATGGAACGCCGGGCGGAGCTGGCGGCGGCGCACCCCGCCGCCGGGCGGATGAGCCCCCGCTCGGCGATCGCCACCGCGCCGCTGCCGCTGCACCCGGGTGCCGCGCAGTGGTACCGCTCGGTCAAGCCCTGA
- the yaaA gene encoding peroxide stress protein YaaA: protein MLILLPPSEGKADAGAGRRLDLARLSLPELNPAREEVLAALMALSAGGDEAAALDALGLSAGQRGELARNARLDRAATAPAGQVYTGVLYEALDLATLPAPALRAARRSVLISSGLWGAVRLADRIPPYRCPIGARLPRVGALSAYWRRALAPAMDAAAGDGLVLDLRSGAYAATWTPRGERAGRTVTVRVLHERESDGRVTRTVVSHFNKATKGRLVRDLLLAGARPRSAAGLVTALRDLTYTVEEQPATPGRPRQLDVVVTAL, encoded by the coding sequence GTGCTCATCCTGCTGCCACCCTCCGAGGGCAAGGCCGACGCCGGCGCCGGCCGTCGGCTCGACCTCGCCAGGCTCTCCCTGCCCGAGCTGAACCCCGCCCGGGAGGAGGTGCTGGCCGCGCTGATGGCGCTCAGCGCCGGCGGTGACGAGGCGGCGGCGCTGGACGCGCTCGGGCTCAGCGCCGGCCAGCGGGGCGAGCTGGCCCGCAACGCGCGGCTGGACCGGGCCGCCACCGCACCGGCCGGGCAGGTCTACACCGGGGTGCTCTACGAGGCGCTGGACCTGGCCACGCTGCCCGCCCCGGCGCTGCGGGCGGCCCGCCGCTCGGTGCTGATCAGCTCCGGCCTGTGGGGCGCGGTACGCCTCGCCGACCGCATCCCGCCGTACCGCTGCCCGATCGGGGCGCGGCTGCCGCGGGTGGGCGCGCTGTCGGCGTACTGGCGGCGGGCGCTTGCCCCGGCGATGGACGCGGCGGCCGGCGACGGCCTGGTGCTGGACCTGCGCTCCGGCGCGTACGCCGCCACCTGGACGCCCCGGGGCGAGCGGGCCGGGCGGACGGTGACCGTGCGGGTGCTGCACGAGCGGGAGAGTGACGGCCGGGTGACCCGGACCGTGGTCAGCCACTTCAACAAGGCCACCAAGGGCCGGCTGGTGCGCGACCTGCTGCTGGCCGGGGCTCGGCCGCGCAGCGCCGCCGGACTGGTCACCGCGCTGCGTGACCTCACGTACACGGTCGAGGAGCAGCCGGCGACGCCCGGCCGGCCCCGGCAGCTCGACGTGGTGGTGACCGCGCTGTAG
- a CDS encoding ArnT family glycosyltransferase, which yields MSTPAPQHRARLDPPALVALLLGLAGVGYRLVLTLLTVPNGNSDEATFGLAALHIADGRERPVFLYGQHYMGMAESYLAAPLVALAGPSWPVLRLPLLALYALFLWLSYRLTRRLFSPWLAAFVVGLLALGTERVVRDQLTVVGGRPEVKPAVLAMLLIAVGLAERRVAHRRAAIGLAGLLAGFALWSDWLIVPYLAVAGLLLLYATRRELLGWSGLLLVAGFVVGAAPMIWDNLRAPPGEDSLSVLREISAGAGPAPPWSQRLGGGLLEGVPLASGLCPVTGCARWQEWFGLLYPVLLVAAALLALLAYRRAAGRPTAERVRPVAQLTLVAGAALTLIAYVRSPLAATDPLGNARYLSVLQISLPAVLWPLWVAAVACWRGTVGALGRLAGAAATAVLAGLAATAVVATGLFVTGLDATRADQRRAVELAAAVRATGLREVYGDYWTCNRLTFDTGERVICAVLDDALTPGQNRYRPYWQQVGRAERPGYVLPVGSPAERRLRRLLGAGADAARLVEVAGYRVYHPPSAVRPWR from the coding sequence GTGTCGACACCTGCACCGCAGCACCGCGCGCGGCTCGACCCGCCCGCGCTGGTCGCGCTGCTGCTCGGCCTGGCCGGGGTGGGCTACCGGCTGGTCCTGACCCTGCTCACCGTCCCCAACGGCAACAGCGACGAGGCCACCTTCGGGCTGGCCGCGTTGCACATCGCCGACGGCCGGGAACGGCCGGTCTTCCTGTACGGGCAGCACTACATGGGGATGGCGGAGTCGTACCTGGCCGCCCCGCTGGTGGCGCTGGCCGGGCCGAGCTGGCCGGTGCTGCGGCTGCCCCTGCTGGCGCTCTACGCCCTGTTCCTCTGGCTGTCGTACCGGCTGACCCGCCGGCTCTTCTCACCGTGGCTCGCCGCCTTCGTGGTGGGCCTGCTCGCCCTGGGCACCGAGCGGGTGGTGCGCGACCAGCTCACCGTGGTCGGCGGGCGGCCCGAGGTGAAACCGGCGGTGCTGGCGATGCTGCTGATCGCGGTGGGGTTGGCCGAGCGCCGGGTGGCCCACCGCCGGGCCGCGATCGGCCTGGCCGGGCTGCTCGCCGGGTTCGCCCTCTGGTCGGACTGGCTGATCGTGCCGTACCTGGCGGTGGCGGGGCTGCTGCTGCTCTACGCGACCCGGCGGGAGCTGCTCGGCTGGTCCGGGCTGCTGCTGGTGGCCGGCTTCGTGGTGGGGGCCGCGCCGATGATCTGGGACAATCTGCGCGCGCCGCCCGGCGAGGACTCGCTGTCGGTGCTGCGGGAGATCAGCGCCGGGGCCGGTCCGGCGCCGCCGTGGTCGCAGCGCCTCGGCGGTGGGCTGCTGGAGGGGGTGCCGCTGGCCTCCGGGCTCTGCCCGGTGACCGGCTGCGCCCGCTGGCAGGAGTGGTTCGGCCTGCTGTACCCGGTGCTGCTGGTGGCCGCCGCGCTGCTCGCGCTGCTCGCGTACCGCCGCGCGGCGGGCCGGCCGACCGCCGAGCGGGTCCGGCCGGTCGCGCAGCTCACCCTGGTCGCCGGCGCGGCGCTGACCCTGATCGCGTACGTGCGCAGCCCGCTCGCCGCGACCGACCCGCTGGGCAACGCCCGCTACCTGTCGGTGCTGCAGATCTCGCTGCCGGCGGTGCTCTGGCCGCTCTGGGTGGCGGCCGTGGCCTGCTGGCGGGGCACGGTCGGGGCCCTCGGGCGGCTGGCCGGGGCGGCCGCCACCGCCGTGCTCGCCGGGCTCGCCGCCACCGCCGTGGTGGCCACCGGGCTCTTCGTCACCGGCCTCGACGCGACCCGCGCCGACCAGCGCCGGGCCGTGGAGCTGGCCGCCGCCGTCCGGGCCACCGGCCTGCGCGAGGTGTACGGGGACTACTGGACCTGCAACCGGCTCACCTTCGACACCGGCGAGCGGGTGATCTGCGCGGTGCTCGACGACGCCCTCACCCCCGGGCAGAACCGCTACCGGCCGTACTGGCAGCAGGTGGGGCGGGCGGAGCGCCCCGGGTACGTGCTGCCGGTGGGCTCCCCGGCGGAGCGCCGGCTGCGCCGGTTGCTCGGTGCCGGCGCGGACGCCGCCCGGCTGGTCGAGGTGGCCGGGTATCGCGTGTACCACCCGCCGAGCGCCGTGCGGCCGTGGCGCTGA